Proteins encoded in a region of the Altererythrobacter ishigakiensis genome:
- a CDS encoding alpha/beta fold hydrolase, whose product MDRETSWEPAPDSGISIKWIEANGLTFEVATAGEGDKLALCLHGFPELHYSWRHQMPLLAEMGYRVWAPNMRGYGQTTRPPNKKDYRLDNLTADVGALIDASGAKEVTLLAHDWGAIVAWQFAIQQVRPLTRLIIMNVPHPLCARRELKTWKQLKKSWYMFFFQIPRLPEIRLSRNNAAVIGRLFRETSVNKDRFTREESEPYRKAAAKPGAITAMLNYYRALFQTGDARKIGDGKVHVPTLIVWGEKDIAIDIACLDDTDQYVDDLTVRRFPNASHWVQQDIPDEVNAALEDWLPAA is encoded by the coding sequence ATGGACAGGGAAACAAGCTGGGAACCCGCGCCTGACAGCGGGATTTCGATCAAGTGGATCGAGGCGAACGGACTGACTTTCGAAGTCGCTACGGCGGGCGAGGGCGACAAGCTCGCACTTTGCCTGCATGGCTTCCCGGAACTGCATTACAGCTGGCGACACCAGATGCCGCTGCTTGCAGAAATGGGCTACCGCGTGTGGGCACCCAATATGCGCGGTTATGGTCAAACGACACGCCCGCCAAACAAGAAGGATTATCGGCTCGATAACCTGACCGCCGATGTGGGGGCGCTGATTGATGCCAGCGGCGCAAAGGAAGTGACGCTGCTGGCGCATGATTGGGGCGCAATCGTCGCATGGCAATTCGCTATCCAGCAGGTTCGCCCGCTGACACGGCTGATCATCATGAACGTGCCGCACCCGCTGTGCGCGAGGCGCGAACTCAAGACGTGGAAGCAGCTGAAGAAGAGCTGGTACATGTTCTTCTTCCAGATCCCCAGATTGCCTGAGATACGCTTGAGCAGAAATAATGCGGCGGTCATCGGTCGGCTATTCCGCGAGACTTCGGTTAACAAGGATCGCTTCACGCGTGAGGAAAGCGAGCCCTATCGGAAGGCGGCAGCCAAGCCCGGCGCAATAACTGCCATGCTGAATTACTATCGAGCGCTATTCCAGACCGGGGACGCGCGAAAGATTGGGGATGGCAAGGTGCATGTGCCAACACTGATCGTTTGGGGAGAGAAGGACATTGCGATCGATATCGCGTGTTTGGATGACACCGATCAATATGTCGACGATCTGACGGTGCGTCGTTTCCCGAACGCCTCTCACTGGGTGCAACAAGATATTCCTGACGAGGTCAACGCAGCCCTGGAAGATTGGCTGCCTGCGGCTTAG
- a CDS encoding FAD-dependent oxidoreductase: MRHIAIIGSGPAGYYTAEAAQKLWSDDVRVDIFDMLPVPYGLIRFGVAPDHQSIKGVSRRYEKTALNENVHFIGNVRVGEDITVPELQSMYDAVVLATGAPNDRELDLPGKELSNIFGSAAMVGWYNGHPQFADLAPDLSGQHAVVIGMGNVALDIARILAKTEAEFEGADIVSHALQTLLSSNIRSITILGRRGPHQIMMTPKELGELAVLERASPRVDRDDLPEEEEDMVLEPGLRKSVNHLRSFAAIPESVHAEKPIEIHFDMFASPRAFEGDGKVQRVLVERTEVKQGRAVGTGETYTVPADIVVSCIGYRSSPIPDVPFDERAGKFANDGGRILPGIYCVGWAKRGPSGTIGTNRPDGFGVVDLIAEDLSSGVLGRADKKGREAFDTLAKERGLDIVTFRDWKKIEEAEAAAARDGSPREKFVEIEAMIRAKG; this comes from the coding sequence ATGCGGCACATTGCGATAATCGGTTCGGGGCCAGCGGGCTATTACACAGCAGAAGCCGCTCAGAAGCTCTGGAGCGACGATGTACGCGTCGATATTTTTGACATGCTGCCGGTACCCTACGGCTTGATCAGGTTCGGCGTCGCACCGGACCACCAATCGATCAAGGGTGTCTCGCGCCGCTATGAGAAGACTGCACTGAATGAAAACGTGCACTTCATTGGCAATGTGAGAGTGGGCGAAGACATTACCGTTCCCGAGCTTCAGTCGATGTATGATGCAGTGGTTCTTGCCACCGGCGCCCCGAATGATCGCGAACTGGACCTTCCCGGCAAGGAGCTGAGCAACATATTCGGCAGTGCAGCGATGGTGGGATGGTACAATGGTCACCCCCAGTTTGCGGATCTGGCACCGGACCTTTCAGGCCAGCATGCTGTCGTCATCGGAATGGGAAATGTAGCGCTGGATATCGCACGCATTCTGGCCAAGACCGAGGCAGAATTTGAAGGTGCGGATATCGTATCCCATGCGCTCCAGACACTGCTCTCTTCAAACATCAGATCGATCACAATCTTGGGGCGGCGGGGCCCGCATCAGATCATGATGACGCCCAAGGAATTGGGCGAGCTTGCCGTACTTGAACGCGCTTCACCAAGGGTTGATCGCGACGATTTGCCTGAGGAAGAGGAGGACATGGTGTTAGAACCCGGCCTACGAAAGTCGGTCAATCACCTGCGCAGCTTCGCCGCTATTCCCGAGAGCGTCCACGCGGAAAAGCCCATTGAGATTCACTTCGATATGTTCGCCAGTCCGCGAGCCTTTGAAGGCGACGGGAAAGTCCAACGCGTGCTGGTTGAGCGAACTGAAGTGAAGCAAGGCCGAGCTGTTGGTACTGGCGAGACTTACACAGTGCCAGCGGACATAGTGGTCAGCTGCATTGGCTATCGCTCGTCTCCAATCCCAGATGTTCCCTTTGACGAACGTGCGGGCAAATTTGCCAATGATGGAGGACGCATTTTACCAGGCATCTATTGTGTTGGGTGGGCCAAGCGTGGGCCGTCAGGCACAATAGGAACCAACCGTCCTGATGGATTTGGAGTTGTCGATCTGATTGCAGAGGATCTTAGCTCAGGCGTGCTGGGACGCGCTGACAAGAAAGGTCGCGAGGCTTTCGACACTTTGGCAAAAGAGCGTGGCCTCGACATCGTCACTTTCCGCGATTGGAAGAAGATCGAAGAGGCAGAGGCGGCGGCAGCGCGCGACGGCTCTCCCCGTGAAAAGTTCGTCGAGATAGAAGCGATGATACGCGCGAAGGGCTAA
- the fabD gene encoding ACP S-malonyltransferase, whose translation MRAFIFPGQGSQKVGMGADLAEASAAAREVFEEVDEALSQKLSAIMREGPENQLTLTENAQPAIMANAIATLRVLEREFGVSLAEKGACVAGHSLGEYSALCAVGAFSLADTARLLKLRGQAMQAAVPVGQGAMAALLGADIDKATALAEAAADGEVCEVANDNDPTQVVISGHKGAIDRAIVLTKEHGIKRGIALPVSAPFHCSLMQPAADRMAEALAVTPPGEFTLPVFANVTAAKVSDPAIEQQLLVEQVTGRVRWRESVLAMRADGVEQFVELGGKVLGPMVGRIDKEASTVSLITMEDIENFAKEIA comes from the coding sequence ATGAGAGCATTCATTTTTCCGGGGCAGGGCAGCCAGAAGGTTGGCATGGGTGCAGATCTTGCTGAAGCCAGCGCCGCTGCGCGCGAGGTTTTCGAAGAGGTAGATGAGGCGCTGTCGCAAAAGCTTTCCGCGATCATGCGTGAAGGCCCCGAAAATCAGCTTACCCTGACGGAGAACGCGCAGCCTGCGATCATGGCCAATGCCATTGCCACCTTGCGCGTGCTTGAACGCGAATTCGGCGTATCTCTGGCCGAGAAGGGCGCTTGCGTTGCCGGCCACTCCCTCGGCGAATATTCAGCGCTATGCGCGGTTGGTGCATTTTCGTTGGCGGACACTGCGCGGTTGCTGAAATTGCGCGGGCAGGCGATGCAGGCAGCCGTACCTGTGGGTCAGGGCGCAATGGCGGCTCTACTGGGCGCGGATATCGATAAGGCCACTGCCTTGGCCGAAGCTGCGGCTGACGGTGAAGTTTGCGAAGTCGCGAATGACAATGACCCGACACAGGTTGTTATAAGTGGCCATAAAGGTGCCATCGACCGCGCGATTGTGCTAACCAAAGAGCACGGCATCAAGCGCGGGATTGCGCTGCCGGTCTCTGCACCATTCCACTGCTCTCTGATGCAGCCGGCCGCAGACCGCATGGCAGAGGCACTGGCAGTGACACCTCCGGGCGAATTCACACTGCCTGTTTTTGCCAACGTTACAGCCGCAAAGGTTAGCGATCCTGCTATAGAACAGCAGCTGCTGGTCGAACAGGTCACAGGCCGCGTGCGCTGGCGCGAAAGCGTGCTGGCGATGCGCGCAGATGGCGTAGAGCAATTCGTCGAATTGGGCGGAAAAGTGCTGGGCCCAATGGTTGGCCGGATTGACAAGGAAGCCTCAACTGTCAGCCTTATCACTATGGAAGATATCGAGAATTTTGCGAAGGAGATCGCCTGA
- a CDS encoding N-acyl-D-amino-acid deacylase family protein encodes MAMFDLIIRGGTIVDGTGAERFTGDVAVKDGLIAQVGDVTGDASEEIDASGMVVSPGFVDIHTHYDGQATWDPEMAPSSWHGVTTVVMGNCGVGFAPAKPDRHEWLISLMEGVEDIPGTALAEGITWDWETFPEYLDALEKMPRAVDVGTHVPHGAVRAYVLGDREQPGAVPTDEDVAEMSRIVEEGVRAGALGFSTSRTVLHKSVDGELVPGTTATKKELIEIGRAMGRAGHGVFEMASDLNREWKEFEWMGNLSRETGLPVTFAALESIAKEMPLKEQIETMRAENDNGANIIAQIALRGNGIIMAWQGTVNPFVYRPSWQAINELPWEEQKAKLLDPAFKAQLLSESNDYSEAPKDIIGVVMVITQGWALQYEMDPDFDYEPDASASVNARAQAAGIDPQEYAYDMLCADDGKGFIYLPILNYADGNLDFLHPLQHADDTVNSLSDGGAHCGTICDAASPTFMLEHWVRDRKRGDRITLENAIKRQCWDTAKLYGLEDRGIIAPGYLADLNVIDMDKLKLGKPWLAFDLPAGGKRLLQKADGYVCTIKNGHVTFRDGKWTGETPGGLIRGPQRAELAEAAE; translated from the coding sequence ATGGCCATGTTTGACCTCATCATTCGCGGCGGCACCATTGTTGATGGCACAGGCGCAGAGCGTTTCACCGGCGACGTTGCGGTGAAGGACGGGCTGATCGCACAGGTAGGCGATGTTACGGGCGATGCTTCGGAAGAGATCGACGCAAGCGGCATGGTCGTCAGCCCCGGATTTGTCGATATTCACACGCATTACGATGGTCAGGCTACGTGGGATCCTGAAATGGCCCCATCAAGCTGGCACGGTGTGACCACCGTTGTGATGGGCAATTGCGGCGTGGGCTTCGCGCCTGCCAAGCCAGACCGGCACGAATGGCTGATCAGCCTGATGGAAGGCGTGGAGGATATTCCAGGCACCGCGCTTGCCGAAGGCATCACGTGGGATTGGGAGACATTCCCCGAATATCTCGACGCGCTCGAGAAGATGCCGCGCGCTGTCGATGTCGGCACGCATGTGCCGCATGGAGCGGTGCGCGCTTACGTGCTGGGTGACCGCGAGCAGCCTGGAGCCGTTCCAACCGATGAGGATGTGGCCGAAATGAGCCGCATCGTCGAAGAAGGCGTTCGCGCGGGCGCGCTGGGCTTTTCAACAAGCCGCACAGTGCTGCACAAGTCAGTCGATGGGGAGCTTGTCCCGGGAACGACCGCGACGAAGAAAGAACTGATCGAGATTGGCCGTGCGATGGGCCGCGCCGGGCATGGCGTGTTCGAAATGGCAAGCGATCTCAACCGCGAGTGGAAAGAGTTCGAGTGGATGGGCAATCTCAGCCGTGAGACCGGCCTGCCCGTCACCTTCGCTGCGCTGGAATCGATCGCCAAGGAAATGCCGCTCAAAGAGCAGATCGAAACCATGCGTGCTGAGAATGACAATGGCGCCAACATCATCGCGCAGATCGCGCTGCGCGGCAACGGCATCATCATGGCGTGGCAAGGGACAGTAAACCCGTTCGTGTACCGCCCCAGCTGGCAAGCGATAAACGAACTGCCGTGGGAAGAGCAAAAGGCAAAGCTGCTTGATCCGGCGTTCAAGGCGCAATTGCTGAGCGAATCCAATGACTACTCCGAAGCTCCAAAGGATATCATCGGCGTGGTCATGGTCATCACTCAAGGCTGGGCGCTCCAGTATGAAATGGACCCCGATTTTGACTACGAACCGGATGCGTCAGCCAGCGTGAATGCGCGCGCGCAGGCCGCCGGGATCGACCCTCAGGAGTACGCCTATGACATGCTCTGCGCGGACGATGGCAAGGGTTTCATCTACCTGCCAATCCTGAACTATGCAGACGGTAATCTCGACTTCCTCCACCCGCTGCAACACGCAGACGACACAGTGAACTCGCTGTCCGATGGTGGCGCGCATTGCGGAACCATCTGCGATGCTGCTTCGCCCACTTTCATGCTCGAGCATTGGGTCCGCGATCGCAAGCGCGGTGACAGGATCACGCTGGAGAACGCGATCAAGCGTCAATGCTGGGACACGGCCAAGCTGTATGGGCTTGAGGATCGCGGGATCATCGCGCCGGGTTATCTGGCTGACCTCAATGTGATCGACATGGACAAGCTGAAGCTCGGCAAGCCATGGCTCGCGTTTGACTTGCCTGCAGGCGGCAAGCGCTTGCTGCAAAAGGCGGATGGCTACGTCTGCACGATCAAGAACGGGCACGTCACCTTCCGCGACGGCAAATGGACCGGTGAAACACCCGGCGGCCTGATCCGCGGACCACAGCGTGCGGAACTGGCCGAGGCCGCAGAGTAA
- the dnaN gene encoding DNA polymerase III subunit beta, whose amino-acid sequence MKATIERATLLRCLSHVQSVVERRNTIPILSNVLIEAADGGTVKVMATDLDLQVVENMAAASVESPGAITVSAHLLFDIARKLPEGSQVSLETADNRMDIKAGRSRFKLPTLPRDDFPVIVEGDLPTSFEIPAKQLAELIDRTRFAISTEETRYYLNGIFLHVTDDDQPVLKAAATDGHRLARFTISRPDGAEGMPDVIVPRKTVAELRKLLEEAMDGNVQIDLSASKIRFTLGGEGGVVLTSKLIDGTFPDYSRVIPTGNDKLLKLDPKSFFEGVDRVATIATEKTRAVKMSLDADKVTLSVTSPDNGTAAEELAADYSSEGIEIGFNANYLKDILSQIDSDTVELHLADAGAPTLIRKDDKSPALYVLMPMRV is encoded by the coding sequence ATGAAGGCCACAATCGAACGCGCAACGTTGCTGCGCTGCCTGTCTCACGTTCAATCGGTGGTGGAGCGCCGCAACACCATACCGATCTTGTCCAACGTTCTGATCGAGGCCGCTGATGGCGGTACGGTCAAGGTGATGGCAACCGACCTTGATCTGCAGGTTGTCGAGAACATGGCGGCTGCATCAGTTGAAAGCCCGGGCGCGATCACGGTATCCGCGCACCTTCTGTTCGATATTGCTCGCAAGCTGCCTGAAGGCAGCCAGGTAAGCCTGGAAACTGCCGACAACCGCATGGACATCAAGGCCGGACGCAGTCGGTTCAAGCTGCCGACCTTGCCGCGCGATGATTTCCCGGTGATCGTCGAAGGCGATTTGCCGACCAGCTTTGAAATTCCGGCGAAACAGCTGGCCGAGCTGATCGATCGCACCCGGTTTGCGATTTCGACTGAAGAAACCCGCTATTACCTCAATGGCATCTTCTTGCATGTGACTGACGATGATCAGCCTGTGCTTAAGGCCGCCGCGACCGACGGCCACCGTCTGGCTCGTTTCACTATCTCGCGCCCCGATGGCGCGGAAGGCATGCCTGACGTGATCGTGCCACGCAAAACGGTGGCTGAACTGCGCAAGCTGCTGGAAGAGGCGATGGACGGAAACGTCCAGATCGATCTTTCGGCCAGCAAGATCCGCTTCACGCTGGGCGGCGAAGGCGGCGTTGTCCTGACCAGCAAGCTGATCGACGGGACCTTCCCTGATTACAGCCGGGTTATCCCCACGGGTAACGACAAGCTGTTGAAGCTTGATCCGAAGAGTTTTTTCGAAGGTGTCGATCGTGTGGCGACAATCGCTACGGAGAAGACGCGGGCCGTTAAGATGAGCCTGGATGCGGACAAGGTTACCCTGTCAGTCACGTCGCCAGACAATGGCACTGCTGCGGAAGAGCTCGCAGCGGACTACAGCTCTGAAGGCATCGAGATCGGCTTCAACGCGAATTATCTGAAAGATATTCTCAGCCAGATTGATAGCGACACGGTTGAACTGCATCTGGCCGATGCCGGGGCGCCCACGTTGATCCGTAAGGATGACAAATCGCCTGCGCTCTATGTATTGATGCCGATGCGCGTATAG
- a CDS encoding DUF2855 family protein, whose amino-acid sequence MTTQVHVRRDDLNSATLVEVPTGELSNGAVRLEVESFSVTSNNITYAVVGEQVGYWKFFPAPEGFGIVPMWGHAKVIESKCDDIAVGERVYGYLPMASHLDVVPGNVSAHGFVDMTDYRQPLPPIYNQYSRLNADPEHDPAREGERMIFGPLFKTGFLIDYFMRANDWFEADRVIMTSASSKTAMGLASVAKQNSPNIKRIGLTSEGNVDFVEATGLYNQVFAYKEVGRMSLGPAVSVDFAGNGKVLASIHEHFGKSLKYSCLVGVTHFDERSGPVGQSEGLPGPTPTLFFAPDHAVALFKEVGPQEAGAMMAKAWHGFLADVGDTVTIEKHSGLEAARQTYLEMVGGKVDPAKGIVIEP is encoded by the coding sequence ATGACCACACAAGTCCATGTTCGCCGCGATGATTTGAATTCAGCCACTTTGGTCGAAGTACCGACAGGCGAGCTTTCCAATGGGGCAGTGCGGCTTGAAGTGGAGAGCTTCTCTGTCACTTCGAACAACATCACTTATGCGGTGGTGGGCGAACAGGTTGGCTATTGGAAGTTTTTCCCGGCTCCCGAAGGCTTTGGGATCGTCCCGATGTGGGGCCATGCCAAGGTCATCGAGAGCAAATGCGATGATATTGCCGTCGGTGAGCGTGTCTATGGCTATCTGCCGATGGCATCGCATCTTGACGTCGTGCCCGGTAATGTCTCCGCGCATGGCTTCGTCGACATGACCGATTACCGTCAGCCTCTGCCGCCGATCTACAACCAATATTCGCGGCTCAACGCAGACCCGGAGCATGATCCCGCACGCGAAGGCGAACGGATGATCTTCGGACCGCTGTTCAAAACCGGATTCCTGATCGACTATTTCATGCGCGCGAATGATTGGTTTGAGGCAGATCGGGTAATCATGACCAGCGCCTCGTCAAAGACAGCCATGGGCCTGGCAAGTGTCGCGAAGCAGAATTCGCCTAATATCAAGCGCATCGGTCTGACCTCTGAAGGAAATGTCGATTTTGTTGAAGCGACTGGCCTTTATAATCAGGTTTTCGCTTACAAGGAGGTGGGACGGATGTCGCTTGGACCTGCGGTCTCTGTCGACTTCGCAGGCAATGGCAAAGTGCTGGCGAGCATCCATGAGCATTTTGGAAAGAGCCTGAAGTACTCGTGCCTTGTTGGGGTCACCCATTTCGACGAACGAAGCGGCCCTGTCGGACAATCAGAGGGACTTCCCGGTCCCACGCCAACGCTGTTCTTCGCCCCAGATCACGCCGTGGCTTTGTTCAAGGAAGTGGGGCCACAGGAAGCCGGCGCGATGATGGCGAAGGCTTGGCACGGTTTCCTTGCCGATGTTGGCGATACGGTAACGATCGAGAAGCATTCGGGTCTCGAAGCAGCGCGGCAGACCTATCTGGAGATGGTTGGCGGCAAGGTTGATCCGGCGAAAGGCATCGTGATCGAGCCTTAG
- a CDS encoding alpha/beta fold hydrolase has product MADKREKVLDEALDEAMRDATITMESVRGRTLRVATWRLDKPSEHLPILFFNGIGANIEAVAPLAEALPDRAFIMFDMPGVGGSPEPVVPYNTVTMAWTTAQLLDKFGIDQVDVMGVSWGGAMAQHFAIQHPGRTRRLILAATTAGMIMMPGNPASLSKMADPRRYIDAAFMEEHFQTLYGGALGKAMNKMEHIHRLKPPSPRGYFYQLLAMLGWTSVPALPFMRKKTLILMGDDDHIVPLTNGWFLEKLIPNSELLVLRGGGHLFLLSHSDECVEAIHRFLDEPEQDEEAQAA; this is encoded by the coding sequence TTGGCGGACAAACGCGAAAAGGTGCTCGACGAAGCACTCGACGAAGCGATGCGTGACGCGACCATAACAATGGAAAGCGTCCGTGGGCGAACATTGCGCGTTGCCACATGGCGACTGGATAAGCCGAGCGAGCATTTGCCGATACTGTTCTTCAACGGCATCGGCGCGAACATTGAAGCGGTTGCTCCTTTGGCCGAAGCTCTTCCGGATCGCGCATTTATCATGTTCGACATGCCTGGCGTCGGCGGCTCGCCGGAGCCGGTTGTACCCTATAATACTGTGACCATGGCGTGGACCACCGCGCAACTGCTCGATAAATTCGGCATCGACCAAGTTGATGTGATGGGCGTCAGTTGGGGCGGCGCAATGGCGCAACATTTTGCAATTCAGCACCCGGGACGGACACGGCGCTTGATTCTGGCGGCGACCACCGCGGGCATGATCATGATGCCAGGCAATCCCGCCTCGCTAAGCAAGATGGCCGATCCGCGCCGCTATATCGATGCGGCCTTCATGGAGGAACACTTCCAGACTCTCTATGGCGGGGCCTTGGGTAAAGCGATGAACAAGATGGAGCATATCCATCGGTTAAAGCCCCCGTCCCCGCGCGGCTATTTCTATCAATTGCTTGCCATGCTTGGTTGGACCAGCGTTCCCGCGTTGCCTTTCATGCGCAAGAAGACTTTGATCCTGATGGGAGACGATGACCACATTGTGCCGCTCACCAATGGGTGGTTCCTGGAAAAACTGATTCCAAACAGTGAGCTGCTGGTCCTGCGTGGCGGCGGCCACTTGTTCCTGTTGAGCCACAGCGATGAATGCGTCGAAGCAATTCACCGCTTCCTGGACGAGCCAGAGCAAGACGAGGAAGCACAGGCGGCCTGA
- a CDS encoding LD-carboxypeptidase — translation MTRIAVCAPATAITRDHAEAAEALVADEFPQHSIHFHDQCFLGAGHFAGADIERLEALVELANDPQYDAVWFAKGGYGSNRIAEAAVARMNEAARAKTYVGFSDMGYLLAAFYRHGIGQPVHGSMPVSARSETGREAVRRVLRWFSGDGSGLEPSLDGQTPAVAFNLITLAMIIGTPLMPKLDGHVVMVEEVSEHLYSVDRLFFHIANALPRIAGFRLGSVTAVPENDREFGQEAEDIAKFWCARAGIPYLGRAQIGHTAENRIVPFGLASPPTGD, via the coding sequence ATGACCAGAATTGCTGTTTGCGCCCCTGCCACTGCGATAACCCGCGATCATGCTGAAGCGGCCGAGGCACTGGTGGCGGACGAATTCCCGCAGCATTCGATCCATTTTCACGATCAGTGCTTTCTTGGCGCCGGGCATTTCGCGGGAGCAGATATCGAGCGGCTCGAAGCCTTGGTCGAACTGGCCAATGACCCGCAATATGACGCTGTGTGGTTTGCCAAGGGTGGCTATGGCTCGAACCGCATTGCCGAGGCAGCGGTTGCCCGCATGAATGAGGCTGCCAGAGCAAAGACCTATGTTGGCTTTTCGGACATGGGATATCTGCTGGCTGCCTTTTATCGGCACGGCATAGGCCAACCAGTCCACGGTTCCATGCCGGTAAGCGCTCGCAGCGAGACAGGCCGTGAGGCGGTTCGGCGCGTGTTGCGCTGGTTTTCGGGCGATGGCAGCGGGCTGGAGCCTAGCCTTGATGGGCAAACTCCCGCGGTTGCTTTTAACCTGATTACGCTTGCGATGATCATCGGGACGCCGCTGATGCCGAAACTCGACGGGCATGTCGTGATGGTCGAGGAAGTGAGCGAGCACCTCTATTCGGTTGACCGGTTGTTTTTCCACATTGCCAATGCCTTGCCGCGCATTGCCGGGTTCAGACTGGGCAGCGTAACCGCCGTTCCCGAGAATGATCGCGAATTCGGGCAAGAGGCTGAAGATATTGCGAAATTCTGGTGCGCGAGAGCGGGTATCCCATATCTTGGACGGGCGCAGATTGGCCATACAGCGGAGAACCGGATTGTGCCATTCGGCCTTGCGAGTCCGCCGACTGGCGACTAA
- a CDS encoding glutathione S-transferase C-terminal domain-containing protein, which produces MPVVEVDGLELYESVSIVQYLDNAHNSGALQPSDPAARAVMDRWIAIANNYLFPLFEHGLVMPWIMHNYMGAELDRAKIDRALPNISRALAFCDAEIANDGAWTNGDFDLADIFLYCVRRGVQLTPQGGVGIAQCPHLSAWMAVTEHRDSIRATRWESEPD; this is translated from the coding sequence GTGCCAGTGGTGGAGGTTGACGGGCTGGAGCTGTATGAGAGCGTCAGCATCGTGCAGTACCTCGACAATGCGCATAACTCCGGCGCTTTGCAGCCAAGCGATCCCGCCGCACGCGCAGTCATGGATCGCTGGATCGCCATCGCGAACAATTACCTGTTCCCGCTGTTCGAGCATGGGCTGGTGATGCCGTGGATTATGCACAATTACATGGGCGCAGAGCTGGATCGCGCCAAGATAGACCGCGCACTGCCCAATATTTCGCGCGCGCTGGCGTTTTGCGACGCGGAAATCGCCAATGACGGTGCGTGGACGAATGGCGACTTCGATCTGGCTGACATCTTTCTCTATTGCGTGCGGCGCGGGGTACAATTGACGCCGCAGGGCGGGGTGGGGATTGCGCAGTGCCCGCATTTATCCGCCTGGATGGCTGTGACTGAGCATCGCGATTCAATCCGCGCAACACGCTGGGAAAGTGAACCTGACTAG
- the fabG gene encoding 3-oxoacyl-[acyl-carrier-protein] reductase has product MFSLNGMNALVTGASGGIGSAICKALASQGARLAISGSNAAKLRAFRDQLNDEYEHDNGEHVEITCNLSDSTQVEELIPATLDTLGGIDILVNNAGITRDNLALRMKDEEWDDVIRINLESTFRLMRASARPMMKNRFGRIISITSVVGATGNPGQMNYAAAKAGIVGMTKSFAQEVASRGITANCIAPGFIRTAMTDQLPDAQKDALNARIPMGRMGEGEDIGAAVAFLSSREAGYITGETMHVNGGMAMLG; this is encoded by the coding sequence ATGTTCTCACTCAATGGCATGAATGCGCTGGTAACAGGCGCTAGCGGCGGAATAGGTTCGGCGATCTGCAAGGCACTGGCTAGCCAAGGTGCACGGCTGGCGATCTCAGGATCAAATGCAGCCAAGCTTCGCGCTTTTCGCGATCAACTCAATGACGAGTATGAGCATGACAATGGCGAGCATGTAGAGATTACCTGCAACCTGTCTGACAGCACACAGGTAGAGGAACTGATCCCGGCCACGCTCGACACGCTGGGCGGGATCGATATTCTGGTAAATAACGCAGGGATCACGCGCGATAATCTGGCCCTGCGAATGAAGGACGAAGAATGGGATGATGTGATCCGCATCAACCTCGAATCGACCTTCCGCCTGATGCGTGCCTCTGCGCGCCCGATGATGAAGAACCGCTTTGGCCGGATCATCTCGATCACCAGCGTCGTCGGCGCAACAGGTAACCCGGGTCAGATGAACTATGCTGCTGCTAAGGCGGGCATCGTTGGTATGACCAAGAGCTTCGCGCAAGAAGTCGCAAGCCGCGGCATCACCGCCAATTGCATCGCGCCGGGCTTTATCCGCACCGCCATGACCGACCAATTGCCGGACGCGCAGAAAGACGCGCTAAATGCGCGCATCCCTATGGGCCGCATGGGTGAAGGCGAAGATATCGGCGCGGCAGTGGCGTTCCTTTCCAGCCGGGAGGCTGGCTACATCACTGGCGAAACCATGCACGTGAACGGAGGCATGGCGATGTTGGGATAA